Genomic DNA from Penaeus monodon isolate SGIC_2016 chromosome 15, NSTDA_Pmon_1, whole genome shotgun sequence:
TACATGTCCCTAAGTTGGTCCCCAGTGATCTTCTGAGAGCCATCGTTGTTGGCAGTCTTGAAATCCAGGTCGTAAATGTTCTCACCCTTGTAGAACTCTGAAGCAGCCACATCCATGCCAATCTCAATCTTGCCAGTGTAGCCAGCCTTCTCAATGGATTCCTGAATCAGGGTGAGAGCATCCTTGTTATTCAGGATGTTGGGAGCAAAGCCACCCTCATCACCAACAGCAGTGGCATCCAGACCAAAGCGGCCCTTGATCACAGCCTTGAGGTGATGGTACACCTCAGAGCCCATGCGCATGGCCTCAGTGAAGCTGGTGGCACCAGTGGGCAGGATCATGAACTCCTGCATGGCCAGCTTGTTGCCAGCGTGAGAACCACCATTGATGACGTTGAAGGCTGGCACAGGCAGGATCACATCGGAGTAGTTGGCAAGGTTAGCAAtgtgtctggaaaaaaaaaaaaaacaggattaaaATATCAATATTGCTCAATAAGAAGTCACATCTAATTCATTCATATTAATAAAGTTCAGATCACTTGAAACAGTCTTACCTGTAGAGGGGAATGCCAAGCTCAGCAGCACCAGCCTTGCAAATGGCCAGGGAGACACCCAAGATGGCATTGGCACCAAGGCGGCTCTTGTTTTCAGTGCCGTCCAACTTGCACATGAAATCATCACACTCTTTCTGCTGAGTGACTTTCAGTCCCTGTGAATAAACGAATTCTTAATTATTCATCACTCAATAAGAATGGACACATCAGCAGAAAGACAACTGTTCAACACTATAGATGTATCAAGACAGTTCAAGACTAAAGGGTTTCACTATATcaaaaattatctataaacaagAGGTAATGCATTACCTTCAGACAAACAATGATACTCTACACCATTGCTTTTATCAAGAgagtaaatatgtatttgttgCATGTAACCATATTCCAAAACTCCAAAACCAGCAAGTactataaacaagaaaaattcaACTTTCTGAAATCTTATAATTCAAGCTAAACTTTTTGACAACTCCAACAATTAGAATACATACACTCTTAATAATTTCAGGAGCAATGATGCTGTTCACGTTGTTGACGGCCTTGAAGACAGACTTGCCATGGTACTTTGACTTGTCTCCATCACGCATCTCCAGTGCCTCATGGACACCTGTGGATGCTCCAGAGGGAACAGCAGCACGGAATAGGCCCTTGTGGGTGTAGAGGTCAACCTCCACAGTGGGGTTACCACGGGAGTCAAAAATGGTACGGGCAAAAACCTTGGTGATAGACATCTTGGTGGCTGCTTGATGGAATCTGCAAAGAGCAACCCATTAAGACACATGCTGAAATCCATCAATCGTTTTATTCGCGTAAACACCTATTACCCAAAGCAACCCAAGGTTCAACATATTTAAAACTAGCTATTCTCCATAGTTGACCAACTCTTTTCCACTAAAATTATCTAATGTTATAAGATTCAGGGACCCTAGCCAAATCaacaaatgtgtttttttttttactaataaacttttatatatgaataaagtaaaataaaatggagaaaaagggtaCAAAAACATTGATTTACTCAATTTCTTACTCTTCAAGtcaaaaacattataaatatacccTCCCTATAAACAAGATTGTAAACACTACTTGTGTAACAAAATAGCAACTTGAGCATGTGACTGGCACAGTGCCAAACCCTACAACTTTACTTGGCAAAGTCACCACCACATCGCACCTGCCACTTCCTCTTTGAGAACACTTCTAAGAATTCTCTGCAAcagttattaataaataataatataatccataAAACTTGGGAATGTATAGTACACAAAAAAGTGAAAGGTTATTAGATCTAAGGATATACCAATCTGATTTTATAAACATCCCATCATGagacttaatatattttataatttttcttcgttttcatagTTGATAATATTGGCTCTTGTATGAAAATGCATAAATTTAATTTTCTCACACCTGCAAGTTCAATATTCTTAAAACAGGCCAAGACATTCATGTCAGCCTACTAAGAAAGTGCTATAATCAATAGCTAATTTAGCTCCNNNNNNNNNNNNNNNNNNNNNNNNNNNNNNNNNNNNNNNNNNNNNNNNNNNNNNNNNNNNNtttttttttctacccacaaGAATAGTTAATATGAAcatttttagtataaaaaatattaatcaaaaaggTCTTATAGGATCCATTTGTTGCAAATATACAAGTGATCACATTTACCATCTaaattacataaagaaaaaaaaaaaactttcataagcAAATTCTTTCCTGACAGACATTTCTCAACTCATGAAGACTGTAGACATATCCAATCATTTAAATGTatacatcatttcatttttcctcaagcaatttatatagttttattttctaccAACCAAGACATCTTCTCATCACAATATGACCATCTAAAATTTTGTGCACATGTTAAGATCCCTCCCATCTGCATCCCATTTGTTAATAGGCACAACAGCTATTCCTGTCAGCACTGGCAAAGGCTAACAAAATTCTACCAAGCTGGAGTATGNNNNNNNNNNNNNNNNNNNNNNNNNNNNNNNNNNNNNNNNNNNNNNNNNNNNNNNNNNNNNNNNNNNNNNNNNNNNNNNNNNNNNNNNNNNNNNNNNCGCCGACTACCGATTATGGGAAATTAATCATACATCACTGCACATTTCAagtggattttgaaaaaaatacacctaatataaataatcacaagAAATTCACAACATTCTGAAAGCCACCGAGGGTCTGCTAAACATATCTGTACTTGTGCCCTATTCTTTTAAACTTATCTGTAGGGTTCCACATCCAACATTTATACTagtcttctctattttttattattacattttttttttatgtcaatccAAATGCAAGCAAGCACCCATTTCACACCATGTATATACGGATTATTTTAAAATGgactgataatttttaaaatacacttAATATGCTTACATAAATACTAATTTGTAATAatggattaaatttaaaaaataaaatgtagtaaTTTTGTTTCACAGACATCTAATCTTGAAATTATNNNNNNNNNNNNNNNNNNNNNNNNNNNNNNNNNNNNNNNNNNNNNNNNNNNNNNNNNNNNNNNNNNNNNNNNNNNNNNNNNNNNNNNNNNNNNNNNNNNNNNNNNNNNNNNNNNNNNNNNNAAGCCATTCTCTTNNNNNNNNNNNNNNNNNNNNNNNNNNNNNNNNNNNNNNNNNNNNNNNNNNNNNNNNNNNNNNNNNNNNNNCCATCTCTATGGACTTGCCCTGTGTAGCATTTACTGNNNNNNNNNNNNNNNNNNNNNNNNNNNNNNNNNNNNNNNNNNNNNNNNNNNNNNNNNNNNNNNNNNNNNNNNNNNNNNNNNNNNNNNNNNNNNNNNNNNNNNNNNNNNNNNNNNNNNNNNNNNNNNNNNNNNNNNNNNNNNNNNNNNNNNNNNNNNNNNNNNNNNNNNNNNNNNNNNNNNNNNNNNNNNNNNNNNNNNNNNNNNNNNNNTTGTATTACATGTCTGTGGGGAAACAAACTACACCAAGTTTTAATATACACACGTTAACTGAATTATTATACCAAGAATTAAATAATCTTCTGACTGTATTTCCCATCTTTACAAATAAACTGGCTGAGCtctaacatataaaaaagaaccTCAACAGACTTCAAAACTCCTAATTAATAGCAtgctccaccccttttttttcaaaattacattCATTATCAACCAAGATCCAATATAATGCATTTATCTTCTACATAAACGATACAAACAATTTACAAACCGGGAAGTCATTTCGTCTGGAAAATTATTTCCTCCTCAAACAAGCCATCAATACCTTTTAAAATATCGtcttcctataaaaaaaataacgaagtaCAATCAGTGCTTCGACATGCAAGTTATATTAAAAGCTATGTGTTAACTAGGTATGACATTGTATTATGTAAGCTGCAAGACTCGGTACCCTACACCCAACTCCCAAGTATAGCGTATTTCCANNNNNNNNNNNNNNNNNNNNNNNNNNNNNNNNNNNNNNNNNNNATTTCCCAAACTTTTAATGCAACTATAAAGCCGTTAATAAGAAGACTCGAGATGTTCCGCCTCCGAGTGCTGGGCGAGCGCCGGCCGCGTCCCCTCCGCCGGCTCCGGCGTCGTCTGCTCGCGGCCAAGGTCACCTTCCCAGCATCACGTGACCGGGAGGCGCCTCATCTAGATGGCTCTTTTGGTCTCTTTTCAGCTTTCCTCGCTTCCTCACCTGACCTTTTTAGTGTTTGATATGTTGTGCTTGACTGAGGGGAGAACGGAGTGAGGAGTGTAAAGGAGTTGTGTGGGTTTGGTAATGTATGTTCAAAAGTG
This window encodes:
- the LOC119581864 gene encoding enolase isoform X2, whose protein sequence is MTSRFHQAATKMSITKVFARTIFDSRGNPTVEVDLYTHKGLFRAAVPSGASTGVHEALEMRDGDKSKYHGKSVFKAVNNVNSIIAPEIIKSGLKVTQQKECDDFMCKLDGTENKSRLGANAILGVSLAICKAGAAELGIPLYRHIANLANYSDVILPVPAFNVINGGSHAGNKLAMQEFMILPTGATSFTEAMRMGSEVYHHLKAVIKGRFGLDATAVGDEGGFAPNILNNKDALTLIQESIEKAGYTGKIEIGMDVAASEFYKGENIYDLDFKTANNDGSQKITGDQLRDMYMEFCKEFPIVSIEDPFDQDDWENWTKMTSATNIQIVGDDLTVTNPKRIATAVEKKACNCLLLKVNQIGSVTESIDAHLLAKKNGWGTMVSHRSGETEDCFIADLVVGLCTGQIKTGAPCRSERLAKYNQILRIEEELGGNAKFAGKKFRKPC
- the LOC119581864 gene encoding enolase isoform X1; its protein translation is MVPGLEGRGLCHFATTLPTGHNPQHFRPLFLRCRVKVGGDTRRFHQAATKMSITKVFARTIFDSRGNPTVEVDLYTHKGLFRAAVPSGASTGVHEALEMRDGDKSKYHGKSVFKAVNNVNSIIAPEIIKSGLKVTQQKECDDFMCKLDGTENKSRLGANAILGVSLAICKAGAAELGIPLYRHIANLANYSDVILPVPAFNVINGGSHAGNKLAMQEFMILPTGATSFTEAMRMGSEVYHHLKAVIKGRFGLDATAVGDEGGFAPNILNNKDALTLIQESIEKAGYTGKIEIGMDVAASEFYKGENIYDLDFKTANNDGSQKITGDQLRDMYMEFCKEFPIVSIEDPFDQDDWENWTKMTSATNIQIVGDDLTVTNPKRIATAVEKKACNCLLLKVNQIGSVTESIDAHLLAKKNGWGTMVSHRSGETEDCFIADLVVGLCTGQIKTGAPCRSERLAKYNQILRIEEELGGNAKFAGKKFRKPC
- the LOC119581864 gene encoding enolase isoform X3, giving the protein MSITKVFARTIFDSRGNPTVEVDLYTHKGLFRAAVPSGASTGVHEALEMRDGDKSKYHGKSVFKAVNNVNSIIAPEIIKSGLKVTQQKECDDFMCKLDGTENKSRLGANAILGVSLAICKAGAAELGIPLYRHIANLANYSDVILPVPAFNVINGGSHAGNKLAMQEFMILPTGATSFTEAMRMGSEVYHHLKAVIKGRFGLDATAVGDEGGFAPNILNNKDALTLIQESIEKAGYTGKIEIGMDVAASEFYKGENIYDLDFKTANNDGSQKITGDQLRDMYMEFCKEFPIVSIEDPFDQDDWENWTKMTSATNIQIVGDDLTVTNPKRIATAVEKKACNCLLLKVNQIGSVTESIDAHLLAKKNGWGTMVSHRSGETEDCFIADLVVGLCTGQIKTGAPCRSERLAKYNQILRIEEELGGNAKFAGKKFRKPC